A genomic window from Synechococcus sp. WH 8016 includes:
- a CDS encoding PD-(D/E)XK motif protein: MIQEIKEIWGQIRQNRPASDAISARPLPVSGLDQNDVLLCITQDSNAGLLLRSQGGSSPMPKTGCGRLIVRREQLLREGSIPDDYIRIECLESDLETPFALLASQVVRHLASGATATKACMEAVREFRSLLSKGGGLLPSEEEILGLTGELLLLRRLVNTRPHLWEGWNGPLGSARDYSWGSVDIEAKASRMAGDSKLTVNGLDQLQPEEGRELLIHHSVLTDNPAGSIDVPGLVDEIRNQIADPEAFDTRLVSAGYLSAQKELWLEHRFTLHGSTFYRVCDGFPRIRRSDFPDGNLPAGVSKLRYEILLSNCSEFRLSTSEEESLLAALTGQVDAT, encoded by the coding sequence ATGATCCAGGAGATTAAAGAGATATGGGGTCAGATCAGGCAGAACCGTCCAGCTTCAGATGCGATCAGCGCACGCCCCCTTCCTGTCAGTGGTCTCGATCAGAACGATGTACTGCTTTGTATTACGCAAGACAGTAATGCTGGTCTCCTTCTCAGAAGCCAAGGTGGTAGTTCGCCCATGCCAAAGACTGGCTGTGGCCGGCTGATAGTGAGACGTGAGCAGTTACTGAGGGAGGGTTCGATACCGGACGATTACATCAGGATCGAATGTCTGGAATCAGACCTTGAGACTCCTTTCGCATTGCTGGCCAGCCAGGTTGTCAGGCATCTTGCATCCGGTGCGACAGCCACCAAGGCGTGCATGGAAGCAGTTCGCGAATTCCGTAGCCTGCTTTCTAAAGGTGGCGGCCTTCTTCCTTCTGAAGAAGAGATCCTTGGTCTGACCGGAGAACTCCTACTGCTCAGAAGGTTGGTCAACACCAGACCGCACCTCTGGGAGGGCTGGAACGGTCCTCTTGGATCGGCGCGTGATTACTCCTGGGGATCGGTCGATATCGAAGCCAAAGCATCAAGAATGGCTGGTGATTCAAAGCTCACTGTGAACGGGCTTGACCAGCTCCAACCGGAGGAAGGACGCGAGCTTCTCATTCACCATTCCGTTCTCACAGACAACCCCGCTGGATCGATTGATGTCCCTGGACTGGTTGATGAAATCAGGAATCAGATTGCTGACCCTGAAGCATTCGACACGAGACTGGTCAGCGCCGGATACCTCAGTGCGCAGAAAGAGCTCTGGCTCGAACATCGCTTCACCCTTCACGGATCCACCTTCTACAGGGTCTGTGATGGCTTTCCAAGGATCCGCAGGAGCGACTTCCCGGACGGCAATCTCCCTGCTGGTGTGTCCAAACTCCGATATGAAATCCTGCTTTCTAACTGCTCCGAATTTCGTCTTTCGACTTCAGAAGAGGAATCACTTCTTGCCGCTCTGACAGGACAAGTGGACGCGACATGA
- a CDS encoding very short patch repair endonuclease: MVEIHVRETTITAARSRNMAAIRGRNTSPELRVRSLLHGLGYRFRLHRRDLPGSPDIVLPRHRTVVFVHGCFWHRHPGCRYTTSPKTRADFWANKFEQNMERDERQQHQLREMGWSVMVIWECELRDLKTLTQRLEKIRRTSGQIFSDQVDS; encoded by the coding sequence GTGGTTGAAATTCATGTCCGCGAAACCACCATCACTGCGGCCCGCAGCCGCAACATGGCCGCGATCCGGGGACGGAACACATCTCCGGAGCTCAGGGTCCGCAGCCTTTTGCACGGCCTCGGCTACCGGTTCAGGTTGCACCGGCGTGATCTCCCCGGATCACCGGACATCGTTCTGCCGAGACACAGAACCGTTGTGTTCGTCCATGGCTGTTTCTGGCATCGGCACCCAGGTTGTCGCTACACCACGTCCCCGAAAACCCGGGCGGATTTCTGGGCCAATAAGTTTGAGCAGAACATGGAACGGGATGAACGCCAACAGCACCAGCTTCGTGAGATGGGCTGGTCCGTAATGGTCATCTGGGAGTGCGAACTGCGAGACCTGAAAACACTCACGCAACGACTGGAGAAGATCAGACGGACAAGCGGGCAGATATTTTCTGATCAGGTAGATAGCTAA
- a CDS encoding DNA cytosine methyltransferase, translating into MVKSLIPDDPHRLKALKGPEQVLEPNQASCSLDELPGYMRSIAADTPLAVDLFSGAGGLSLGLHRAGFEVVLACDIRPDSIATHRHHFGGCSEQCDLSDPEVLAQLCRQLNAGGEVALVAGGPPCQPFSRNIRWRKHDDDVIEQHKELNEGRRELWESFLTVVEGVMPRAFLMENVPDIAQTGDQEVFRGIVSRAEAAGYRVHARLVHAWEHGVPQLRPRLFIAGTRLPNAKGNSYCSPLVWPEPSCSSLEEAVSLEEAIGDLPELKGDWWEKWNETCDYRGPGNAYQKLMRSWLPVDRDVLHDHITRKVRGDDLETFQLMRDTGLRYHELSEEQRRYAVTSRAKREGKLLNRKDRESSFSNKYNILKGKEPCLTVTAHMAKDGYWYIHPQQNRTLSIREAARVQSFPDGFRFHGTPSNRFHQVGEAVAPLVGEVLGRAMLDAIKQRTEEVLWRSPETIRQELLDWYRDEGVVALQPWARQKENGVEIPEELKAWRVFLGELLVTQLPVQRQMQFWQRVLQRWPDHESFLADAEPSRRRTFRSLHLEKNENLLQQVAIQLKEGLEWREWVRTDLKGLGRDRIRQCLAMVGITTDRSCSIGLGRMVGRINGSDESEQLLSRQHRELNLGLVLGGDEDGRIYRSAVVVADRWCGPKPFCEGARETDERPCPLYCAGLCAQVG; encoded by the coding sequence ATGGTGAAAAGCCTGATCCCGGACGATCCGCATCGGTTGAAGGCCTTGAAAGGGCCCGAACAGGTTCTCGAGCCGAATCAAGCCAGCTGCAGCCTTGATGAATTGCCCGGCTACATGCGCTCGATCGCTGCGGATACCCCGCTTGCGGTGGATTTGTTCAGCGGTGCCGGAGGTCTAAGCCTTGGCCTGCACCGGGCCGGCTTCGAAGTGGTTCTGGCCTGCGACATCCGGCCGGACTCGATCGCGACTCACCGGCATCATTTCGGCGGCTGCTCGGAACAGTGCGATCTGAGTGACCCCGAGGTGCTGGCGCAGCTCTGCCGCCAGCTCAACGCCGGTGGGGAAGTTGCACTCGTAGCCGGTGGGCCACCTTGTCAGCCCTTCTCCCGAAACATCCGCTGGCGGAAGCACGACGATGACGTCATCGAACAACACAAGGAGCTAAACGAGGGCCGCCGCGAACTGTGGGAATCGTTCCTCACAGTTGTGGAGGGCGTCATGCCGCGTGCCTTCCTGATGGAGAACGTTCCTGACATCGCCCAGACGGGTGACCAGGAGGTGTTCCGTGGAATTGTCAGCCGTGCTGAAGCCGCCGGCTACCGGGTGCATGCACGCCTCGTGCATGCCTGGGAACACGGCGTTCCCCAGCTTCGGCCGCGGCTATTCATTGCTGGCACCCGACTGCCTAATGCGAAAGGCAACAGCTACTGCTCACCGCTGGTCTGGCCGGAACCCAGCTGCAGTTCCCTGGAAGAAGCGGTGAGCCTGGAGGAGGCCATCGGCGATCTGCCGGAACTGAAAGGTGACTGGTGGGAGAAGTGGAACGAGACCTGCGATTACCGCGGCCCGGGCAACGCTTACCAGAAGCTGATGCGTAGCTGGCTTCCCGTTGATCGGGATGTCCTGCACGACCACATCACCCGCAAGGTGCGAGGCGATGATCTGGAAACCTTCCAGCTGATGCGTGATACAGGTCTCCGCTATCACGAGCTGAGTGAGGAACAGCGCCGTTATGCCGTCACCAGCCGCGCCAAGAGGGAAGGAAAGCTGCTGAACAGAAAGGACCGGGAGAGCAGCTTCAGCAACAAATACAACATCCTCAAGGGGAAGGAGCCGTGTCTGACGGTGACGGCTCACATGGCGAAGGACGGCTACTGGTACATCCACCCCCAGCAGAACAGGACCCTGTCGATCCGGGAAGCGGCAAGGGTGCAGTCGTTCCCTGATGGCTTCCGCTTCCACGGCACACCTTCAAACCGTTTCCACCAGGTGGGGGAGGCGGTGGCCCCACTGGTGGGGGAAGTGCTGGGCAGAGCGATGCTGGATGCGATCAAGCAACGCACCGAAGAAGTCCTCTGGCGATCACCTGAGACGATCCGTCAGGAACTCCTCGACTGGTATCGCGATGAAGGTGTCGTGGCACTACAGCCATGGGCACGGCAAAAGGAGAACGGAGTGGAGATTCCCGAGGAGCTGAAAGCTTGGAGGGTGTTCCTCGGGGAACTGCTGGTGACCCAGCTGCCTGTACAGAGGCAGATGCAGTTCTGGCAACGGGTGCTTCAGCGCTGGCCCGATCATGAGTCGTTCCTCGCCGATGCCGAACCCAGCCGGCGCAGAACCTTCCGCAGCCTTCACCTCGAGAAGAACGAGAACCTTCTTCAGCAGGTGGCAATCCAGTTGAAGGAAGGCCTTGAATGGAGGGAATGGGTTCGCACCGATCTCAAGGGCCTCGGCCGGGACAGGATCCGGCAATGCCTGGCAATGGTCGGCATCACGACGGACCGGAGCTGCAGCATCGGGCTGGGGCGGATGGTGGGTCGGATCAACGGCAGCGATGAATCGGAGCAGCTGCTCTCTCGTCAGCACCGTGAGCTGAACCTCGGTCTAGTGCTCGGCGGGGATGAGGATGGCCGGATCTACCGCTCAGCTGTTGTCGTGGCTGATCGTTGGTGCGGACCGAAACCTTTCTGTGAGGGGGCGCGTGAGACGGATGAAAGGCCCTGTCCCCTGTATTGCGCAGGTCTCTGCGCGCAGGTGGGTTAG
- a CDS encoding DUF6339 family protein encodes MSEQGLVEALRDPHLLEVKRVDAEVDLSGFDAALEQLLSSDVRESAMDGALVEPLHRALRHLPESVTTDMRVWHWFCLVRHHDLVWRRWRGSAPADPEDGFLSGKGHRPVPAVRFLGTASINGHGRNTFARLFFAAQRLIGPEGEDYDLVRRLFTSQELHLGISDREYGLLPAVNRVLTGELADLPDLRVRAGVRRLNGLGGSICLDLLEEGEIADLIRSNDEGNNA; translated from the coding sequence GTGAGTGAACAGGGGCTTGTGGAAGCGCTTCGCGATCCCCATCTGCTGGAGGTGAAACGGGTGGATGCCGAGGTGGACCTCTCGGGTTTCGATGCCGCACTGGAGCAACTGCTCAGCAGTGATGTCCGCGAGTCCGCGATGGATGGCGCTCTAGTGGAGCCACTGCACAGAGCCCTGCGACACTTGCCTGAATCGGTGACCACCGACATGCGCGTCTGGCACTGGTTCTGCCTTGTTCGCCATCACGATCTGGTGTGGAGGCGATGGAGGGGAAGCGCACCCGCCGATCCCGAGGACGGATTCCTCAGCGGGAAAGGGCATCGTCCGGTGCCGGCGGTTCGTTTTCTGGGCACCGCCTCGATCAACGGCCACGGCCGCAACACCTTCGCCCGTCTCTTCTTCGCCGCTCAGAGGCTTATCGGCCCCGAAGGCGAGGACTACGATCTCGTCAGGCGGCTGTTCACCAGCCAGGAGCTGCATCTCGGCATCAGTGACCGGGAATACGGCCTGCTGCCGGCGGTGAACAGGGTGCTCACAGGTGAACTGGCGGATCTTCCTGATCTGAGGGTTCGTGCGGGAGTCCGCCGCCTAAACGGCCTCGGCGGATCGATCTGTCTCGACCTGCTGGAGGAAGGCGAGATCGCGGACCTGATCCGAAGCAACGACGAGGGGAACAACGCCTGA